In one Kluyveromyces marxianus DMKU3-1042 DNA, complete genome, chromosome 4 genomic region, the following are encoded:
- the FRA1 gene encoding aminopeptidase P produces the protein MSTVNMRPSLASIPGTATATAAGAPAHDSGAPRNFKPCANCTCSYGQLSRKGRRSSVLLKQIASRRQSQMGGVSLRPTNESIYSTDSICQIKSIETSNRLAALRKQMSEHELCCYIIPSEDEHQSEYVAQADERRAFISGFTGSAGVACVTRDLLNFNTDKPEGKAILSTDGRYFNQASQELDYNWSLLRQGEDPVTWQQWCINEAFEMSLALGGKLAKIGIDPRLISFEQVKVFEAQIKDKCEESNAKVELVPVKQNLVDKIWSEFDTVPVRDLNELLLLERDFSGECFKSKRERLMETISKKNHGAQNLVICALDEICWLLNLRGSDIEYNPVFFAYLLLSHDETFLFTDNPFDDKIQKYLTENNIQVESYQNIWTFLSDRATVLAEKKETILIPSNSSWEIVRKLHGSHVKRIQSPVEVMKAVKNQTELQNAHSAQVKDAVALVQYFSWLEDQLVRQEKLIDEYKAAQKLTEIRKTAKNYMGNSFETISSTGANAAVIHYAPPEENSSMIDPSKIYLCDSGAQFLEGTTDITRTMHFTKPTEEEIRNYTLVLKGNLAIERLVFPEGTSGYSIDVIARQFLWQHGLDYKHGTGHGVGSFLNVHEGPIGIGFRPHLANSPLEKGNIITNEPGFYKDGEYGIRIENELEVKQAEGLQFGNRKFLRFENITMVPYCRKLINPHMLTPEEKTTINEYHARIWATVVPFLQPSSIAFKWLKRETKPL, from the coding sequence ATGTCTACTGTTAACATGAGACCATCGTTGGCCTCTATCCCAGgtactgctactgctactgctgctggCGCTCCAGCTCATGACTCGGGGGCTCCCAGAAACTTTAAGCCATGTGCTAACTGTACCTGTAGCTACGGCCAGCTATCGAGAAAAGGTCGGAGATCTTCTGTTTTGTTGAAGCAAATCGCTTCTAGAAGACAGTCACAGATGGGAGGCGTGAGTCTGCGTCCCACCAACGAGTCGATCTACTCTACAGACTCGATTTGTCAGATCAAGAGCATCGAAACATCTAATAGGCTCGCTGCTTTGAGAAAGCAAATGAGCGAACACGAACTATGCTGTTATATTATTCCATCAGAGGATGAGCACCAGTCAGAGTATGTGGCGCAAGCAGACGAGAGACGTGCGTTTATCTCGGGGTTCACCGGTAGTGCGGGTGTAGCTTGTGTTACTAGGGATTTGCTCAACTTTAACACGGACAAACCCGAGGGGAAGGCTATCTTGAGCACTGATGGACGTTATTTCAACCAAGCTAGTCAGGAACTAGACTATAACTGGTCCTTGTTGAGGCAAGGGGAGGATCCCGTGACGTGGCAACAGTGGTGTATTAATGAGGCGTTCGAAATGTCTCTTGCGCTTGGTGGTAAGTTGGCCAAGATTGGGATCGATCCAAGATTAATCAGCTTTGAACAGGTTAAGGTTTTTGAAGCACAGATCAAGGACAAATGCGAGGAGAGCAACGCTAAGGTGGAGCTTGTACCTGTGAAGCAAAATTTGGTGGACAAGATCTGGTCTGAGTTCGATACCGTGCCCGTCAGAGACTTGAACGAACTATTGCTTTTGGAACGTGACTTTAGCGGGGAGTGTTTCAAGTCCAAGCGTGAACGTCTTATGGAAACCATTTCTAAGAAGAACCACGGTGCCCAGAACTTGGTTATTTGCGCCTTGGATGAGATATGTTGGTTGCTAAACTTGCGTGGCTCAGATATCGAGTACAACCCGGTATTCTTTGCATATTTGCTGTTGTCCCATGACGAGACGTTCTTGTTCACGGATAATCCTTTCGACGATAAGATCCAAAAGTATTTGACGGAAAATAATATCCAAGTGGAGTCCTACCAGAACATCTGGACCTTTTTATCGGATAGAGCAACTGTGTTGGcggagaagaaggaaaccATTTTGATTCCATCCAACTCGTCGTGGGAAATCGTACGTAAGCTACACGGATCCCATGTGAAACGTATCCAATCGCCAGTAGAAGTGATGAAGGCCGTCAAGAACCAAACGGAGCTGCAAAACGCACACAGTGCCCAGGTCAAGGACGCTGTCGCCTTGGTGCAATACTTCTCGTGGTTGGAAGACCAACTCGTTCGCCAAGAAAAATTGATCGACGAGTACAAGGCCGCACAAAAGCTAACGGAAATCAGGAAAACGGCCAAGAACTACATGGGGAACTCCTTCGAAACCATCTCATCCACGGGTGCCAACGCTGCCGTCATCCATTACGCACCACCAGAAGAGAACTCTTCCATGATCGACCCATCCAAGATATATCTATGTGACTCCGGTGCCCAGTTTTTGGAAGGTACCACCGACATCACACGTACAATGCACTTTACCAAACctacagaagaagaaataaggAACTACACGCTTGTGTTGAAGGGGAACCTCGCTATCGAGCGTCTCGTCTTCCCTGAGGGAACCAGCGGTTACAGCATCGACGTCATTGCCAGACAGTTCTTGTGGCAACACGGTCTCGATTACAAACACGGTACGGGCCACGGTGTCGGATCGTTCTTGAACGTCCACGAGGGTCCAATCGGTATTGGTTTCAGACCACACCTTGCTAACTCCCCATTGGAAAAGGGAAACATTATCACGAACGAGCCAGGTTTCTACAAAGACGGCGAGTACGGTATAAGAATAGAAAACGAGCTTGAAGTGAAGCAGGCTGAGGGTCTACAGTTTGGAAACCGTAAGTTCTTGAGGTTCGAGAACATAACTATGGTGCCATACTGCAGGAAATTGATCAACCCACATATGTTGACGCCTGAGGAGAAGACCACGATCAACGAGTACCATGCCAGAATATGGGCCACCGTTGTTCCATTTTTGCAACCCTCCAGTATCGCTTTCAAGTGGCTCAAGAGGGAAACAAAACCTCTATAG
- the ISA1 gene encoding Fe-binding Fe/S cluster assembly protein ISA1, with product MQRHIVTRINVCLLNPSVSVRHLSQGSLARSKRFLQTSQNGDEVSSSSPSWPFNVELRATNNTGTNSVTGSAPSGGKKTWFTYSLPKNAGKEEAKEASKDTDTQETQPVVAKKRVKRKLRPRKALISLTPNAISHLRGLLQQPEPKLIRIGVKNRGCSGLTYDLQYITKPGKFDEIVEQDGVKVVIDSKALFSIVGSEMDWIDDKLSSKFVFKNPNSKGTCGCGESFMV from the coding sequence ATGCAGAGACATATAGTAACTAGAATCAACGTTTGTCTGCTGAATCCTAGCGTTTCTGTGAGACATTTGTCGCAAGGATCGCTGGCAAGATCCAAGAGGTTTTTGCAAACGTCTCAAAACGGCGATGAGGTGAGTTCATCGAGTCCATCGTGGCCATTTAATGTGGAACTAAGGGCTACCAATAATACAGGGACGAATTCTGTGACAGGAAGTGCGCCATCGGGTGGGAAAAAGACATGGTTTACGTATTCTTTACCGAAGAACGCTGGCAAAGAGGAGGCCAAGGAAGCCAGCAAAGATACGGATACGCAAGAAACACAGCCAGTGGTGGCGAAGAAGCGGGTCAAGAGGAAGCTCAGGCCTCGCAAGGCGCTAATATCGCTAACTCCCAATGCTATCAGTCATTTGCGGGGGCTACTACAGCAGCCTGAGCCAAAGCTTATAAGAATCGGAGTGAAGAACAGAGGATGTTCCGGGCTAACGTATGATTTGCAGTACATTACGAAGCCTGGGAAGTTCGATGAGATTGTGGAGCAGGATGGCGTGAAGGTAGTGATTGATTCCAAGGCCCTATTCAGCATAGTGGGCAGTGAGATGGACTGGATCGACGACAAGTTGTCGTCGAAGTTTGTTTTCAAGAACCCAAACTCCAAGGGAACATGTGGGTGTGGTGAGAGTTTCATGGTATGA
- the AIM7 gene encoding Aim7p, translating into MSNLYHLSTDTKNGIKKFRSATARSDDAQIQVIKIQPKPSYEIIIDDDEDLEDFKELSDLAELLPDNMPRFVLMSYPMTTRDGRKKTPLVMLYWKPPTVVSQEWKMLYAGALEMVRVECAVNKFIEVSSGLEDEDEIEELKQEIEAD; encoded by the coding sequence ATGTCGAATTTGTACCATTTGAGCACTGACACCAAGAATGgtatcaagaagttcagAAGTGCAACAGCAAGGTCGGACGACGCCCAGATCCAGGTCATAAAGATCCAACCAAAACCCTCCTATGAAATTATCATcgatgatgacgaggaTCTTGAGGATTTCAAGGAGCTCTCAGACTTAGCCGAGTTGTTGCCGGACAACATGCCTAGATTTGTGCTAATGTCATATCCAATGACCACAAGAGACGGGCGCAAGAAGACTCCCTTGGTTATGTTATACTGGAAGCCACCTACGGTCGTTTCCCAAGAATGGAAGATGCTCTATGCCGGTGCTTTGGAGATGGTACGGGTCGAGTGTGCCGTTAACAAGTTTATCGAAGTGTCGTCTGGGttagaagatgaggatgagaTAGAGGAGCTAAAACAGGAGATAGAAGCCGATTGA
- the TPO1 gene encoding polyamine transporter TPO1, with protein MSSVAAPRPSYSSSSSSSNAPDTRPFQGDDLEKGTSGSGSTPGGDQDDVQLKLVKTFTNAASETEIAVNRRLSRILTNTQNEPELIEVDYSDVPPMGGDRPYPPALPDRAPYEVTFDGPNDPMHPFNWTFKKKLFLCILLGLNCISITVGSSIFASAVPHISADYHVIQVVAILGITLYVLGFAASPVIYAPLSELYGRQGVLLISSFGFALFQFAVATGENLQTILICRFFGGFIGAAPLAVVPAAFSDLFDNTQRGTAVTFFSLGVFVGPILAPVFGSYIVQYTTWRWTEYVTGIFASVIFVLLCFFFEETHHPTILVQKAKMMRKKTGNWGIHAAHEEVELSIKEICQKTITRPIYMLFTEPIIFLITLYNSFVYGILYLLLEAYPIVFIEGYHFYANGELPYIALIIGMNFAAIVNIYMERDYVKRVVANNGKPVPEARLFPLMIGGIIFPIGIFWFCWTANYHDSVHWIVPTIAGSFIGYGLMAIFLPCFNYIIDSYLFLAASAIAGNTFMRSSFGAAFPLFAGYMFRNMGTNWAGLLIGLFATAMIPVPFLFYKYGRLLRQKSKYAYDLQ; from the coding sequence ATGTCTAGCGTAGCTGCCCCTCGTCCTTCCTACTCCAGTAGTAGCTCGTCTTCAAACGCTCCAGACACAAGACCCTTCCAGGGCGATGACCTCGAAAAGGGTACCTCCGGCAGCGGAAGCACGCCCGGAGGAGATCAAGACGATGTCCAGTTGAAGTTGGTGAAAACTTTCACCAACGCTGCCTCAGAAACAGAAATCGCAGTGAATAGACGGTTGTCCAGAATTTTGACCAATACCCAGAACGAACCAGAGCTCATCGAAGTGGATTACTCAGATGTGCCCCCAATGGGTGGTGACAGACCGTACCCTCCAGCTTTGCCCGACAGAGCGCCATACGAAGTCACCTTCGATGGGCCAAACGACCCAATGCACCCTTTCAACTGGaccttcaagaagaagctgtTCCTCTGTATCCTCTTGGGTTTGAACTGTATCAGTATCACCGTGGGGTCCTCCATCTTTGCTTCTGCAGTGCCACACATTTCTGCTGATTATCACGTGATCCAGGTTGTGGCCATTCTCGGTATTACGTTGTACGTGTTGGGTTTCGCAGCATCGCCAGTGATCTACGCTCCGCTATCCGAGTTGTACGGTAGACAGGGTGTGTTGTTGATCTCGTCGTTCGGTTTCGCTTTGTTCCAGTTTGCGGTTGCCACGGGTGAGAACTTGCAGACGATTTTGATTTGTAGGTTCTTTGGTGGTTTCATCGGTGCTGCCCCATTGGCTGTCGTGCCAGCTGCGTTCAGTGACTTGTTCGACAATACGCAGAGAGGTACCGCAgtcaccttcttctcccTTGGTGTTTTCGTCGGTCCTATCTTGGCCCCAGTGTTTGGTTCGTACATTGTCCAATACACCACTTGGAGATGGACCGAGTACGTTACCGGTATCTTTGCGTCCGTCATCTTCGTTCTGttgtgcttcttcttcgagGAAACCCACCACCCAACCATCTTGGTCCAGAAGGCCAAGATgatgagaaagaagaccGGTAACTGGGGTATCCACGCCGCTCACGAAGAAGTCGAATTGTCCATCAAGGAAATTTGCCAAAAAACCATCACCAGACCAATCTACATGTTGTTCACCGAGCcaatcatcttcttgatcacCTTGTACAACTCCTTCGTGTACGGTATCCTATACCTCTTGTTGGAAGCATACCCAATCGTCTTCATCGAGGGATACCACTTTTACGCCAACGGTGAATTGCCATATATCGCCTTGATCATCGGTATGAATTTCGCCGCCATCGTCAACATCTACATGGAAAGAGACTACGTCAAGAGAGTCGTCGCAAACAACGGTAAACCAGTCCCAGAAGCCAGATTGTTCCCATTGATGATCGGTGGTATCATCTTCCCTATCGGTATCTTCTGGTTCTGCTGGACCGCTAACTACCACGACAGCGTCCACTGGATCGTCCCTACCATCGCCGGTTCCTTCATCGGTTACGGTTTGATGGCCATCTTCTTGCCTTGCTTCAACTACATCATCGACTCGTACTTGTTCTTGGCCGCCTCTGCTATCGCTGGTAACACATTTATGAGATCCTCTTTCGGTGCCGCATTCCCATTGTTCGCCGGTTACATGTTCCGTAACATGGGTACCAACTGGGCCGGTTTGTTGATTGGTTTGTTCGCAACTGCCATGATTCCTGTCCCATTCTTGTTCTACAAGTACGGTAGATTATTGAGACAAAAGTCCAAGTACGCATACGACTTGCAATAA
- the HSP104 gene encoding chaperone ATPase HSP104, whose translation MNDETQFTNKANDILRTAQKLAQDHRHAQLQPIHLLAAFVEPSEDGSIGFLQNIVELAKYDFDPLRRAINRHLVRTPSQTPAPLEVQPSYAFGQVLKDTLEIKKQQKDSFVGQDHIMSALFKEATTQSIFKECSIDIEAVKQQMLELRGNQRIDSRGADTNEKWEYLKKYAIDMTEQARAGKLDPVIGREEEIRTAITVLARRIKSNPCLIGEPGIGKTAIVEGVAQRIIDDDVPQILQGCKLFSLDLAALTAGAKYKGDFEERLKGVLKEIEESKVLIILFIDEIHMLMGQGVDDSANAANILKPALSRGGLKVIGATTTNEYRALVEKDGAFERRFQKIDVPEPTVRQTVAILRGLQPKYEIHHGVRILDSALVSAAQLAKRYLPYRRLPDSAIDLVDISCAGVAVARDSKPEELDNKERELHLLQVEIKALERDEETDPTTKERLQQARQKEASLNEELEPMRQRYQQEVDSHEQLRLAKKKLDELENKCLDAERRYDNATAADLKYFAIPDVKKRIAELEQKVAEEESREGTETMVKNVVNSEVIAETAARMTGIPVNKLTESENAKLIHMERELSQQVVGQMDAVKAVSNAVRLSRSGLSNPNQPASFLFLGLSGSGKTELAKKVAGFLFNDEKAMVRIDCSELMEKHSVSKLLGTTAGYVGYQEGGFLTNQLQRKPYSVLLFDEVEKAHPDVLTVLLQMLDDGRITSGQGKTVDCSNCIVIMTSNLGAQYLNAQTGSKVTEGAKELVMGAVKAHFRPEFLNRISSIVVFNKLSHKAIHKIVDIRIKDLEAQFEDNDKNYKINVTPEARDFLANNGYSEDMGARPLNRLIQTEILNPMAIRILKGEIKDKETVNIQLAADGSHLEVLPNHPASTDVGDEEMDLDLEDDDLDLD comes from the coding sequence ATGAACGACGAAACTCAATTCACAAATAAAGCGAACGACATTTTAAGGACAGCTCAGAAGCTAGCTCAGGATCATAGACATGCACAGCTTCAACCGATTCATTTGCTAGCTGCATTTGTCGAGCCCAGCGAGGATGGGTCGATTGGATTTTTGCAGAACATTGTAGAGTTAGCCAAGTACGATTTTGACCCATTGAGAAGGGCAATTAACAGGCACTTGGTGAGGACTCCATCTCAGACTCCTGCACCATTGGAGGTACAGCCAAGTTATGCTTTCGGACAAGTATTGAAGGATACTTTGGAGATTAAGAAGCAACAGAAGGACTCTTTTGTGGGACAAGATCATATTATGTCTGCCTTGTTCAAAGAGGCTACGACGCAGAGTATATTCAAGGAATGTTCGATTGACATTGAGGCTGTGAAGCAGCAGATGCTTGAATTAAGAGGTAACCAAAGGATTGATTCCAGAGGGGCCGATACGAATGAAAAATGGGAatacttgaagaagtatGCCATTGACATGACGGAACAGGCAAGAGCTGGTAAATTGGACCCTGTTATCGGTagagaagaggaaatcAGAACGGCCATTACCGTGTTGGCCAGAAGAATCAAGTCCAATCCATGTTTGATTGGTGAGCCAGGTATTGGTAAGACTGCCATTGTGGAAGGTGTTGCTCAAAGAatcattgatgatgatgtgCCGCAGATTCTACAAGGATGCAAGCTATTTTCGCTTGATCTAGCAGCTTTGACGGCCGGTGCCAAGTACAAGGGTGACTTCGAGGAAAGATTAAAGGGTGTGTTGAAGGAAATCGAGGAGTCCAAGGTGTTGATTATTCTATTTATCGATGAAATCCACATGTTGATGGGTCAAGGTGTCGACGATTCTGCCAACGCTGCCAATATCTTGAAGCCAGCCTTGTCTCGTGGTGGTTTGAAGGTCATTGGTGCCACAACAACCAACGAATACAGAGCCTTGGTGGAAAAAGATGGTgcatttgaaagaagattCCAAAAGATCGATGTGCCAGAGCCAACGGTAAGGCAAACAGTGGCCATTTTGAGAGGTTTGCAGCCAAAATACGAGATCCATCACGGTGTCAGAATCTTGGACAGTGCATTGGTGTCAGCTGCGCAATTGGCCAAAAGATACTTGCCATATAGACGTTTGCCAGATTCAGCCATTGACTTGGTGGATATTTCCTGTGCCGGTGTAGCTGTTGCTCGTGACTCGAAACCAGAAGAGTTGGATAACAAGGAACGTGAACTGCACTTGTTACAAGTTGAAATCAAGGCCTTGGAAagagatgaagaaaccGATCCAACAACCAAGGAAAGATTGCAACAGGCCAGACAAAAGGAGGCTTCATTGAACGAGGAATTGGAGCCTATGAGACAACGTTACCAGCAAGAAGTTGACTCTCATGAACAATTGAGACtggccaagaagaagcttgACGAATTGGAGAACAAGTGTCTGGATGCTGAGCGTCGTTACGATAACGCAACAGCAGCTGATTTGAAGTACTTTGCTATCCCAGATGTCAAGAAGCGTATTGCCGAGTTGGAACAGAAAgttgctgaagaagaatcgAGAGAGGGCACCGAAACAATGGTGAAGAACGTGGTGAACAGTGAAGTTATTGCTGAAACCGCTGCCAGAATGACTGGTATTCCAGTGAACAAGCTAACTGAATCTGAAAATGCTAAATTGATCCACATGGAGCGTGAACTTTCGCAACAAGTCGTGGGTCAAATGGACGCTGTCAAGGCGGTTTCCAACGCCGTGAGACTATCCAGATCTGGTTTGTCGAACCCTAACCAACCAGCATCGTTCTTATTCCTCGGTTTATCCGGTTCCGGTAAGACCGAATTGGCCAAGAAAGTGGCTGGATTCTTGTTTAACGATGAGAAGGCCATGGTCAGAATCGACTGTTCGGAATTGATGGAGAAACACTCTGTTTCCAAGTTGTTAGGTACCACTGCCGGTTACGTCGGTTACCAAGAGGGTGGTTTCTTGACAAACCAGCTACAAAGAAAGCCATACAGTGTCTTATTGTTCGATGAAGTCGAGAAGGCCCATCCCGATGTGCTAACCGTCCTATTACAGATGTTGGATGACGGTAGAATCACCAGTGGTCAAGGTAAGACAGTGGATTGTTCCAACTGTATTGTGATCATGACATCGAACCTTGGTGCCCAATACTTGAACGCCCAAACCGGTTCCAAGGTCACAGAGGGTGCCAAGGAACTGGTCATGGGTGCTGTCAAGGCCCACTTCAGACCTGAATTCTTGAACAGAATCTCAAGTATCGTTGTGTTCAACAAGCTATCGCACAAGGCCATCCACAAGATCGTGGACATCAGAATCAAAGACCTCGAGGCCCAATTCGAAGACAATGACAAGAACTACAAGATTAATGTCACCCCAGAAGCCCGTGACTTCTTGGCTAACAACGGTTATTCAGAAGATATGGGTGCCAGACCATTGAACAGATTGATCCAGACGGAAATCTTGAACCCAATGGCTATCAGAATCCTAAAGGGCGAGATTAAGGACAAGGAAACGGTGAACATCCAGTTGGCTGCCGATGGCTCCCATTTGGAAGTTCTTCCAAACCACCCAGCCTCTACAGATGTCGGCGATGAAGAGATGGATCTTGATCTCGAAGACGATGATCTAGACCTTGATTAA
- the RPS13 gene encoding 40S ribosomal protein uS15, protein MGRMHSKGKGMSSSAIPYSRNAPAWFKGSSESVVEQIIKYARKGLTPSQIGVLLRDAHGVTQAKVITGNKILRILKSNGLAPEIPEDLYFLIKKAVSVRKHLERNRKDKDAKFRLILIESRIHRLARYYRTVSVLPPNWKYESATASALVN, encoded by the exons ATGGGTCGTATGCATTCTAAG GGTAAGGGTATGTCCTCTTCTGCTATTCCATACAGCAGAAACGCTCCAGCTTGGTTCAAGGGTTCTTCCGAatctgttgttgaacaaatcATCAAGTACGCCAGAAAGGGTTTGACTCCTTCTCAAATCGGTGTCTTGTTGAGAGATGCTCACGGTGTCACCCAAGCTAAGGTTATCACCGGTAACAAGATCTTGAGAATCTTGAAGTCTAACGGTTTGGCTCCAGAAATCCCAGAAGACTTgtacttcttgatcaagaagGCTGTCTCTGTCAGAAAGCACTTggaaagaaacagaaaggaCAAGGACGCTAAGTTCAGATTGATTTTGATCGAATCTAGAATCCACAGATTGGCTAGATACTACAGAACTGTCTCTGTCTTGCCACCAAACTGGAAGTACGAATCTGCTACTGCCTCTGCTTTGGTTAACTAG
- the MSL5 gene encoding mRNA splicing protein MSL5, which yields MESGNSDSKYDALWGTKVQNNEKLLQNRLPTVINGFLAPEHETAYQVMYRIAEITSNLRMNNLTPPSGRMRSPSPPPVYDSRGRRTNTREQRYKRKLEEERHRLVEIALKMIPHFVAPEDYRRPTKFQDKYYIPTEDYPDINFVGLLLGPRGNTLKKLQQESGCKISIRGRGSVRSGKATTDLPKGAADMNEPLHCIIIADTEEKIPLGIKACESIVVKAITSPEGQNDLKRGQLRELAVLNGTLREDNYVQTFGRKRLGTDVPSDTAKRFKRAESGIPDPSRLPVSKSPSRASSVSTVDSQSHTVGQGRTASPAPASPAVQLDSTPFAANTPPGITPTPATPGLSAPGMQAPGMQAPGMQAPGMQAPGMQAPGMQAPGMSAPGMSAPGMSAPGMSAPGMSAPGMSAPGMSAPGMSAPGMSAPGLSAPGTQPPRLQPPGMQAPSTTSSTNSNSINPTQESQ from the coding sequence ATGGAAAGTGGCAACAGTGACTCAAAATATGATGCCCTATGGGGTACCAAGGTACAGAATAATGAGAAATTACTCCAGAATAGATTGCCAACAGTGATAAATGGGTTTCTAGCACCAGAACACGAGACAGCATACCAAGTTATGTACAGGATAGCAGAAATCACATCTAATTTAAGAATGAACAACTTAACGCCACCTTCTGGAAGGATGAGATCACCTTCTCCGCCGCCAGTGTACGATAGTCGTGGTAGAAGAACTAATACTCGCGAACAACGTTACAAGAGAAAgctagaagaagaaagacacCGTCTAGTGGAAATAGCGCTAAAGATGATTCCTCATTTCGTGGCACCCGAGGATTATAGAAGACCTACCAAATTCCAAGACAAGTACTACATTCCCACGGAGGATTATCCTGATATCAATTTCGTAGGGCTATTACTTGGACCTCGTGGTAACACGTTGAAAAAGCTCCAACAGGAGTCAGGATGTAAGATATCGATCAGAGGTCGTGGATCGGTTAGGTCAGGTAAGGCAACGACAGATCTTCCGAAGGGTGCTGCTGATATGAATGAGCCCTTACATTGTATCATCATCGCTGATACGGAAGAAAAGATCCCATTGGGTATCAAAGCATGCGAAAGTATCGTTGTTAAGGCCATCACGTCTCCAGAGGGCCAGAACGACTTGAAGCGGGGACAGTTGAGAGAATTGGCAGTATTGAATGGTACTTTAAGAGAGGATAATTACGTACAAACGTTTGGACGGAAAAGACTTGGCACTGACGTGCCTTCGGATACGGCTAAGCGTTTTAAAAGAGCAGAATCTGGCATTCCTGATCCAAGTAGACTTCCTGTTTCTAAATCTCCTTCGAGAGCATCGTCTGTATCCACAGTTGATTCACAGAGCCATACGGTCGGACAGGGTCGTACGGCGTCTCCAGCTCCTGCGTCTCCAGCAGTGCAGCTAGACTCAACACCATTTGCTGCAAACACCCCACCTGGGATTACCCCTACACCTGCTACACCAGGCCTCTCAGCGCCTGGAATGCAAGCGCCTGGAATGCAAGCTCCTGGAATGCAAGCTCCAGGTATGCAAGCTCCAGGTATGCAAGCTCCAGGTATGCAAGCTCCTGGTATGTCAGCTCCTGGTATGTCAGCTCCAGGAATGTCAGCTCCTGGTATGTCAGCTCCAGGCATGTCAGCTCCTGGTATGTCAGCTCCAGGTATGTCAGCTCCTGGTATGTCAGCTCCAGGTATGTCAGCTCCAGGACTATCAGCACCGGGGACACAACCACCTAGATTACAACCACCTGGAATGCAAGCTCCCAGTACAActtcatcaacaaattcaaatagCATAAATCCAACACAGGAATCTCAGTAA